One region of Ornithinibacter aureus genomic DNA includes:
- a CDS encoding tetratricopeptide repeat protein, producing MTGKELDRAVHEQLRTLSKENAEGVAQHLVMVAATLEADNLEAALAHAETAVRRAGRVPAAREALGMVAYRLGDFARALTEFRTLRRLSGSSHLLPLMVDCERGLGRHSRALELAATPEARTLTQDERQELAIVVSGIRRDLGQDDAALIALQIPALRQAAGPSVCRLHYAYADVLLGLGREEEAREWFLKAVEGDTDAVTDAVERLEELDGIVVELGEDDEEDGAEVSQAMVSEATAVPAEDV from the coding sequence GTGACCGGCAAGGAGCTCGACCGCGCCGTGCACGAGCAGCTGCGCACCCTGTCGAAGGAGAACGCCGAAGGGGTTGCCCAGCACCTCGTCATGGTTGCCGCAACCCTCGAGGCCGACAACCTCGAAGCGGCCCTGGCCCACGCCGAGACGGCCGTGCGCCGTGCTGGGCGCGTGCCGGCAGCCCGCGAAGCGCTGGGCATGGTGGCCTACAGGCTCGGCGACTTCGCGCGCGCCCTGACCGAGTTCCGGACCCTTCGCCGCCTCAGTGGTTCCAGCCACCTGTTGCCGCTCATGGTGGATTGCGAGCGCGGGCTCGGTCGACACTCGCGGGCCCTTGAGCTGGCAGCCACGCCCGAGGCCCGCACGCTCACGCAGGACGAGCGGCAGGAGCTGGCGATCGTCGTGTCGGGGATTCGTCGGGACCTCGGCCAGGATGACGCGGCACTCATCGCGCTCCAGATCCCTGCGTTGCGACAAGCCGCTGGTCCATCCGTGTGCCGGCTCCACTACGCCTACGCGGACGTCCTGCTCGGTCTCGGCCGTGAGGAGGAGGCGCGCGAGTGGTTCCTCAAGGCAGTCGAGGGCGACACCGACGCGGTCACGGATGCCGTGGAGCGCCTCGAGGAACTCGACGGGATCGTCGTCGAGCTCGGTGAGGACGACGAGGAGGACGGTGCTGAGGTCTCCCAGGCGATGGTCTCCGAGGCGACGGCCGTCCCAGCGGAGGACGTGTGA
- a CDS encoding HAD-IIA family hydrolase encodes MSPPQTLAGRYAAIVCDLDGVVYRGPAAVPHAIEALSNSTLPVIYATNNASRTPEDVAAHLRNLGLPCAPGDVATSSQAGAGLVADNVPPGSGVLAVGGPGVSAALVEVGLAPVGPAEAAEHDVVAVLQGYGAGVTASDLAEVAYAVQAGATWVATNTDATLPTDRGVAPGNGSLIAAVQRAVGHTPDVVAGKPSAPLYLMCADRLAVAAERVLAVGDRLDTDIEGAVAAGMDSLLVLTGVDDLAACLEAPPHRRPTWVAPDLRALNVDPDTEGDWLHALSRAVVAVHRARDAGSPASDIAALSESAESVLAAVRFR; translated from the coding sequence GTGAGCCCGCCGCAGACGCTGGCCGGTCGCTACGCCGCCATCGTCTGCGACCTGGACGGGGTCGTGTACCGGGGCCCGGCGGCGGTGCCGCACGCGATCGAGGCACTGTCGAACTCCACCCTTCCCGTCATCTACGCCACGAACAACGCGTCGCGTACTCCTGAGGACGTTGCCGCCCACCTGCGCAACCTCGGTCTACCCTGCGCTCCTGGTGACGTCGCGACCAGCTCGCAGGCCGGCGCGGGGCTCGTGGCGGACAACGTGCCACCGGGCAGTGGCGTCCTTGCCGTCGGTGGCCCAGGGGTGTCTGCCGCACTGGTGGAGGTCGGACTGGCGCCGGTCGGTCCCGCCGAGGCGGCCGAGCACGACGTCGTGGCCGTCCTCCAGGGGTACGGGGCAGGGGTCACGGCGTCAGACCTCGCGGAGGTTGCGTACGCCGTGCAGGCCGGGGCGACCTGGGTGGCGACGAACACCGACGCCACCCTCCCGACCGACCGCGGGGTCGCACCGGGCAACGGCTCGCTCATCGCCGCGGTGCAGCGCGCAGTCGGTCACACCCCCGACGTGGTCGCCGGAAAGCCGTCAGCACCGCTGTACCTCATGTGCGCCGACCGGCTCGCCGTCGCTGCAGAACGTGTGCTGGCCGTCGGCGATCGGCTCGACACCGACATCGAGGGCGCCGTCGCCGCCGGCATGGACTCTCTCCTCGTCCTGACCGGTGTCGACGATCTCGCTGCCTGCCTCGAGGCGCCACCGCACCGGCGCCCGACCTGGGTTGCGCCCGACCTGCGCGCCCTGAACGTGGACCCGGACACAGAGGGTGACTGGCTCCACGCATTGTCACGAGCAGTGGTCGCCGTCCACCGGGCACGGGACGCTGGAAGCCCTGCCTCGGACATCGCCGCACTGAGTGAGTCGGCCGAGTCCGTGCTCGCAGCGGTCCGCTTTCGGTAG